A window of the Eretmochelys imbricata isolate rEreImb1 chromosome 7, rEreImb1.hap1, whole genome shotgun sequence genome harbors these coding sequences:
- the LOC144267650 gene encoding steroidogenic acute regulatory protein, mitochondrial-like, with product MLSATFKLCCGISHEHLRKMTGLKRMALSAIGHDIRGLMSKGSHCLSSTVPDYIQRIMWEDPAVGQEHGSDVNSSWFSNMELSYVNQGEATLRGALGILQRQDGWQTETYQGKGELVLSTVLPRLGKVFRMEAVLGIPVDQLYYELFEKLEQMPEWNPTLSRVKILQRIGKDTLLTHEITAQRPGNLIGQRDFVSVRHCWKKETTVYLVGTATHSEFMPMQKGQVRAESGLSCIVLQPLEGDQCQTRFTWLLSVDLKGWIPKSIINRVIPQSQVDFIRHLRRHLSTTAHP from the exons ATGTTGTCAgcaactttcaaactgtgctgtGGGATCTCACATGAGCACCTCCGAAAGATGACTG GTTTGAAGAGAATGGCTCTCTCAGCTATTGGGCATGACATAAGAGGACTCATGTCAAAAGGATCTCACTGCCTGTCTTCTACAGTTCCTGATTATATTCAGAGGATAATGTGGGAGGACCCTG CTGTGGGTCAAGAACATGGCTCTGATGTTAACTCCAGCTGGTTTTCAAACATGGAGCTTTCCTATGTGAATCAAGGAGAAGCCACCCTGCGTGGAGCTTTAGGGATACTGCAAAGGCAAGATGGCTGGCAGACAGAAACCTACCAG GGAAAAGGAGAGTTGGTGCTGAGTACAGTTCTTCCTAGGCTTGGCAAAGTCTTCCGAATGGAGGCGGTGCTGGGCATTCCAGTGGACCAGCTATACTATGAACTGTTTGAGAAGCTGGAGCAAATGCCTGAGTGGAATCCTACCCTTAGTCGAGTAAAG ATCCTTCAAAGAATTGGGAAGGACACCCTGTTGACTCATGAGATCACTGCTCAGCGCCCTGGAAACCTCATTGGCCAAAGGGACTTTGTCAGTGTACGGCACTGCTGGAAGAAGGAGACAACTGTGTATCTGGTTGGCACTGCAACCCACTCCGAGTTCATGCCCATGCAAAAGGGGCAAGTCAG GGCTGAGTCTGGGTTGAGCTGCATTGTTCTGCAACCATTGGAAGGTGACCAATGTCAGACTCGCTTCACCTGGCTCCTGAGCGTGGACCTCAAG ggatgGATCCCCAAGTCCATTATCAACCGTGTCATACCTCAGTCTCAAGTGGACTTTATCAGACACCTACGCCGGCACCTTTCCACCACAGCACACCCCTAA